Proteins co-encoded in one Arachis stenosperma cultivar V10309 chromosome 7, arast.V10309.gnm1.PFL2, whole genome shotgun sequence genomic window:
- the LOC130939928 gene encoding uncharacterized protein LOC130939928: MKHYDRCEKATNLPANHEMPQQGILEVELFDVWGIDFMGPFSISHSNNYILVAVDYVSKWVEAVALPTNDAKVRYGVRHKVATPYHLQTSGQVEVSNREHKRILEKILVYGKACHLLVEMEYKAYWAIRYLNLDSKAAGIKRMLQLNELDEFRYSAYENAMLYKERTKLLHDKKIAIRVFEPGQKVLVCNSRLKFFPGKLKSRWLGPFVVTGALPYGHMEIQEENSDRKFTVNCQRLKHYLGGEIDRQRSAYQLN; encoded by the exons ATGAAGCACTATGACAGATGTGAAAAAGCCACAAATCTTCCTGCCAACCATGAAATGCCACAGCAGGGGATTCTTgaggttgagttgtttgatgtgtggggtattgatttcatgggacctttctcAATCTCACATTCAAACaactatattctagtggcagttgattatgtgtccaagtgggtggaagctGTGGCTCTACCCACCAATGATGCCAAGGTG AGATATGGAGTCCGtcataaagtggcaacccccTATCACCTTCAGACAAGCGGACAGGTTGAAGTTTCCAACAGGGAACACAAGAGAATTCTAGAGAAGATC TTGGTCTATGGCAAAGCCTGTCACCTGCTAGTTGAGATGGAATATAAAGCTTACTGGGCAATCAGATATCTGAATCTTGATTCAAAAGCTGCAGGAATTAAGCGAATGCTTCAGTTGAACGAGCTTGATGAATTCAGATACTCAGCCTATGAGAATGCCATGCTCTATAAGGAGAGAACCAAGTTATTGCATGACAAGAAGATTGCCattagagtctttgagccaggacagaaagtccTTGTGtgtaattcaaggctcaaattcttTCCCGGGAAGCTGAAATCCCGGTGGTTAGGACCGTTTGTGGTTACCGGAGCTTTACCATATGGTCATATGGAAATACAGGAAGAGAATTCTGACAGGAAATTTACAGTGAATTGCCAGAGGTTGAAGCACTATCTTGGAGGCGAAATCGATCGCCAGAGGTCCGCTTATCAGCTGAATTAG